From Drosophila subpulchrella strain 33 F10 #4 breed RU33 unplaced genomic scaffold, RU_Dsub_v1.1 Primary Assembly Seq354, whole genome shotgun sequence, the proteins below share one genomic window:
- the LOC119560305 gene encoding uncharacterized protein LOC119560305, whose translation MDKSTILIIVILTGVKTESSHVEFLSKLIEDIRRDIPISTMLILNHQQSKDCVVQDWNNREIPTLRFNHLAKVEIRRHFNALGLCLVCIDRDSDISLLENVADSFEGMRQERIILWVHHKVTQELLNEILSLVDAKQFLKMLVIEVRYGKKETPIVQRLEAFPTPHFVRIENVTSAFFIYNINFMGRKAYVLPDSDTSVKHNAWTNATLAIPLSRIEDSEIIVFAKKYNLSLVVMGSSKHYRGDPNAIPDIYLRSELTTNGTDIKNLNPYDISSLIVVVPCSRKKSVGDVLRQLKVQRLVLYLLPVYVTFVVVETIIMMVTHRLHGHSNRLTSLNPLLNLRAFRAILGLPFPISRRSSLSLRQLFLAISVFGLVFSSLFSCKLSALLTMQSHHPQVENFDELRNSDLSVIVRLAIRSYIEKKFGNNFFEQEIPRAIFTNNVEFHQQLFSLNDTYAYIMPLEKWNLLDNYQKTIRRRALCDSKDLTIMSGIPRMFVLGNNSIYDWPLSRFLRRIRENGIVKHWINKSTYYLRQSLNITQYPSHRQRKVPIGLGDLMWLWFVLGFGYGMATFAFIMELFLSRQYR comes from the coding sequence ATGGATAAATCCACCATTTTAATAATTGTCATCCTAACTGGAGTCAAGACTGAGAGTTCCCACGTGGAATTTCTCAGCAAACTCATTGAAGACATAAGACGAGATATCCCAATCAGTACAATGCTGATACTAAATCATCAGCAGTCTAAAGACTGCGTCGTTCAGGATTGGAACAACAGAGAAATTCCAACACTACGTTTTAATCACCTGGCTAAAGTCGAGATCAGAAGGCACTTCAATGCGCTGGGACTTTGCCTTGTTTGCATCGACAGGGATTCCGACATCAGTCTTCTCGAGAATGTGGCTGACAGCTTTGAAGGAATGCGACAGGAGCGAATAATATTATGGGTCCATCATAAAGTTACTCAAGAACTTCTTAATGAGATCTTGAGTCTAGTTGATGCGAAGCAGTTCTTAAAAATGCTTGTTATAGAAGTGCGTTATGGAAAGAAGGAGACACCAATTGTTCAGCGCCTAGAAGCATTTCCAACCCCTCATTTTGTTCGAATCGAAAATGTCACATCagctttttttatatataacatTAACTTTATGGGCAGAAAAGCCTACGTGCTGCCTGATTCAGACACCTCTGTCAAACATAACGCTTGGACTAATGCTACTCTTGCAATACCCCTAAGTCGAATCGAAGACAGCGAGATCATTGTGTTTGCCAAGAAGTACAATTTGAGTCTCGTTGTCATGGGATCCTCAAAACATTATCGCGGTGACCCTAATGCAATCCCGGACATCTACTTACGTTCGGAGCTTACGACCAACGGTACAGATATCAAAAATTTGAATCCATATGACATTTCCTCATTAATTGTGGTGGTACCATGCAGCAGAAAGAAGAGCGTAGGGGATGTCCTTAGGCAATTGAAGGTCCAACGTTTGGTTCTATACCTTCTACCCGTCTATGTCACCTTTGTGGTTGTGGAAACTATTATAATGATGGTGACCCATCGTCTACATGGCCATTCGAACCGATTGACCTCCTTAAATCCGCTTCTAAATCTTCGTGCCTTCAGGGCAATTTTGGGTCTGCCATTTCCCATTAGCCGACGATCCAGCCTTTCACTTAGACAACTCTTTTTGGCCATTAGCGTTTTTGGACTGGTCTTTAGCAGCCTTTTTAGCTGCAAGTTAAGCGCTTTGCTAACAATGCAAAGCCACCATCCGCAAGTAGAGAATTTCGATGAATTACGTAACAGTGATTTGTCCGTAATTGTGAGACTTGCAATTCGCTcttatattgaaaaaaaattcgGCAATAACTTCTTTGAGCAAGAAATACCCAGAGCCATATTCACAAACAATGTTGAATTCCATCAACAATTGTTCTCGTTAAATGACACCTATGCTTATATTATGCCGCTGGAAAAATGGAATTTGCTGGATAATTATCAAAAAACCATTAGACGACGGGCTCTCTGTGATTCAAAAGATTTGACTATTATGTCGGGCATACCCAGAATGTTTGTCCTGGGAAACAACTCAATATACGACTGGCCACTTTCAAGATTTTTAAGGAGGATTCGGGAAAATGGCATCGTGAAACATTGGATAAATAAATCGACCTACTATTTAAGGCAATCGCTCAATATAACACAATATCCAAGTCACAGGCAACGGAAAGTTCCAATAGGCCTTGGAGATCTTATGTGGTTGTGGTTTGTTCTGGGATTTGGCTATGGTATGGCCACATTTGCTTTTATCATGGAGCTATTTTTAAGTCGCCAATATCGCTAA
- the LOC119560342 gene encoding uncharacterized protein LOC119560342 isoform X3 has translation MHYYPNHYYPSNYFPGHYHQGHHGFQGHPGQLGRPPLQAAASSHNGAYAATAAGSGHSGYGIEPSLEYELPHDPPSGSFSSYHPSSAGSGPAYPPHHPQEAPPPPPPTKSSKKSKKSAGSVMNALTLLSFFFFVNLLQSCLKDHMADMNPTVMVLTASATRNRFNKLAEMNSREQTSTTATESAAASSSWNLNLNPNQNQNQNPNQAALVPAVEPSVPPSIVLPTVVLQSPYSGGISVVANKPHQQDHQSNPQQKPHDYRPHIVDDDYNYGQRRPPSQTYSTTSDFYPNRTHIDHSSRPDFESESVGSDYYQHHYNPYAGTNSRRHPWSYGRQRYSSAPWSSASLGAQSGVSSYLDNAQRRQGDDDDGHGYGYRDGVPNGDRDGYWDGDEDEDEDGQQRRRGDAFYTRTRIN, from the exons ATGCATTACTATCCCAACCACTACTACCCGAGCAACTACTTCCCGGGCCATTACCACCAAGGACACCATGGATTCCAGGGGCATCCGGGGCAACTGGGACGACCCCCGCTCCAGGCGGCCGCCAGCAGCCACAACGGTGCTTATGCGGCCACGGCGGCTGGCAGCGGACACTCCGGCTACGG CATCGAGCCGTCGCTGGAGTATGAGCTGCCACACGACCCACCCTCGGGCAGCTTCTCCTCCTACCATCCCAGCAGTGCCGGCAGTGGGCCCGCATACCCACCGCACCACCCACAGGAGGCGCCACCACCGCCCCCACCCACCAAATCCTCAAAGAAATCGAAGAAAAGCGCCGGCTCGGTGATGAACGCACTAACGCTGCTCTCGTTCTTCTTCTTTGTGAACCTGCTGCAGAGCTGCCTGAAGGATCACATGGCGGACATGAATCCCACCGTGATGGTGCTCACCGCCAGCGCGACTCGCAACCGTTTCAACAAATTAGCCGAGATGAACTCACGCGAACAGACCTCCACCACGGCCACCGAATCGGCGGCTGCATCATCATCTtggaatctgaatctgaatccgAATCAAAATCAGAATCAGAATCCGAATCAGGCTGCTTTAGTTCCGGCCGTCGAGCCCAGTGTACCGCCCTCAATTGTTTTGCCCACGGTGGTGCTGCAATCGCCCTACAGCGGTGGCATATCAGTGGTGGCTAATAAACCCCATCAGCAGGACCACCAGTCGAACCCTCAGCAAAAACCCCATGATTATCGTCCCCACATCGTGGATGATGATTATAATTACGGGCAGCGCAGACCTCCTTCTCAGACCTATTCGACCACCTCCGATTTCTATCCTAATCGCACACACATCGACCACTCGTCCCGGCCCGACTTTGAATCGGAGTCGGTGGGGTCCGATTACTATCAGCACCACTACAACCCGTATGCCGGCACAAATTCCCGTCGGCATCCTTGGTCTTATGGCAGGCAGCGTTACTCATCCGCACCGTGGTCTTCAGCTTCGTTGGGCGCTCAGTCGGGCGTGAGCTCTTACTTGGATAATGCCCAGCGCCGGCAAGGTGATGATGACGATGGTCATGGTTATGGCTATCGGGATGGGGTTCCGAATGGGGATCGGGATGGGTACTGGGATGgcgatgaggatgaggatgaggatggtCAGCAGCGGCGACGCGGCGATGCTTTCTATACTCGCACACGCATTAATTGA
- the LOC119560342 gene encoding uncharacterized protein LOC119560342 isoform X2, translated as MHYYPNHYYPSNYFPGHYHQGHHGFQGHPGQLGRPPLQAAASSHNGAYAATAAGSGHSGYGSIEPSLEYELPHDPPSGSFSSYHPSSAGSGPAYPPHHPQEAPPPPPPTKSSKKSKKSAGSVMNALTLLSFFFFVNLLQSCLKDHMADMNPTVMVLTASATRNRFNKLAEMNSREQTSTTATESAAASSSWNLNLNPNQNQNQNPNQAALVPAVEPSVPPSIVLPTVVLQSPYSGGISVVANKPHQQDHQSNPQQKPHDYRPHIVDDDYNYGQRRPPSQTYSTTSDFYPNRTHIDHSSRPDFESESVGSDYYQHHYNPYAGTNSRRHPWSYGRQRYSSAPWSSASLGAQSGVSSYLDNAQRRQGDDDDGHGYGYRDGVPNGDRDGYWDGDEDEDEDGQQRRRGDAFYTRTRIN; from the exons ATGCATTACTATCCCAACCACTACTACCCGAGCAACTACTTCCCGGGCCATTACCACCAAGGACACCATGGATTCCAGGGGCATCCGGGGCAACTGGGACGACCCCCGCTCCAGGCGGCCGCCAGCAGCCACAACGGTGCTTATGCGGCCACGGCGGCTGGCAGCGGACACTCCGGCTACGG CAGCATCGAGCCGTCGCTGGAGTATGAGCTGCCACACGACCCACCCTCGGGCAGCTTCTCCTCCTACCATCCCAGCAGTGCCGGCAGTGGGCCCGCATACCCACCGCACCACCCACAGGAGGCGCCACCACCGCCCCCACCCACCAAATCCTCAAAGAAATCGAAGAAAAGCGCCGGCTCGGTGATGAACGCACTAACGCTGCTCTCGTTCTTCTTCTTTGTGAACCTGCTGCAGAGCTGCCTGAAGGATCACATGGCGGACATGAATCCCACCGTGATGGTGCTCACCGCCAGCGCGACTCGCAACCGTTTCAACAAATTAGCCGAGATGAACTCACGCGAACAGACCTCCACCACGGCCACCGAATCGGCGGCTGCATCATCATCTtggaatctgaatctgaatccgAATCAAAATCAGAATCAGAATCCGAATCAGGCTGCTTTAGTTCCGGCCGTCGAGCCCAGTGTACCGCCCTCAATTGTTTTGCCCACGGTGGTGCTGCAATCGCCCTACAGCGGTGGCATATCAGTGGTGGCTAATAAACCCCATCAGCAGGACCACCAGTCGAACCCTCAGCAAAAACCCCATGATTATCGTCCCCACATCGTGGATGATGATTATAATTACGGGCAGCGCAGACCTCCTTCTCAGACCTATTCGACCACCTCCGATTTCTATCCTAATCGCACACACATCGACCACTCGTCCCGGCCCGACTTTGAATCGGAGTCGGTGGGGTCCGATTACTATCAGCACCACTACAACCCGTATGCCGGCACAAATTCCCGTCGGCATCCTTGGTCTTATGGCAGGCAGCGTTACTCATCCGCACCGTGGTCTTCAGCTTCGTTGGGCGCTCAGTCGGGCGTGAGCTCTTACTTGGATAATGCCCAGCGCCGGCAAGGTGATGATGACGATGGTCATGGTTATGGCTATCGGGATGGGGTTCCGAATGGGGATCGGGATGGGTACTGGGATGgcgatgaggatgaggatgaggatggtCAGCAGCGGCGACGCGGCGATGCTTTCTATACTCGCACACGCATTAATTGA
- the LOC119560342 gene encoding uncharacterized protein LOC119560342 isoform X4, whose product MNALTLLSFFFFVNLLQSCLKDHMADMNPTVMVLTASATRNRFNKLAEMNSREQTSTTATESAAASSSWNLNLNPNQNQNQNPNQAALVPAVEPSVPPSIVLPTVVLQSPYSGGISVVANKPHQQDHQSNPQQKPHDYRPHIVDDDYNYGQRRPPSQTYSTTSDFYPNRTHIDHSSRPDFESESVGSDYYQHHYNPYAGTNSRRHPWSYGRQRYSSAPWSSASLGAQSGVSSYLDNAQRRQGDDDDGHGYGYRDGVPNGDRDGYWDGDEDEDEDGQQRRRGDAFYTRTRIN is encoded by the coding sequence ATGAACGCACTAACGCTGCTCTCGTTCTTCTTCTTTGTGAACCTGCTGCAGAGCTGCCTGAAGGATCACATGGCGGACATGAATCCCACCGTGATGGTGCTCACCGCCAGCGCGACTCGCAACCGTTTCAACAAATTAGCCGAGATGAACTCACGCGAACAGACCTCCACCACGGCCACCGAATCGGCGGCTGCATCATCATCTtggaatctgaatctgaatccgAATCAAAATCAGAATCAGAATCCGAATCAGGCTGCTTTAGTTCCGGCCGTCGAGCCCAGTGTACCGCCCTCAATTGTTTTGCCCACGGTGGTGCTGCAATCGCCCTACAGCGGTGGCATATCAGTGGTGGCTAATAAACCCCATCAGCAGGACCACCAGTCGAACCCTCAGCAAAAACCCCATGATTATCGTCCCCACATCGTGGATGATGATTATAATTACGGGCAGCGCAGACCTCCTTCTCAGACCTATTCGACCACCTCCGATTTCTATCCTAATCGCACACACATCGACCACTCGTCCCGGCCCGACTTTGAATCGGAGTCGGTGGGGTCCGATTACTATCAGCACCACTACAACCCGTATGCCGGCACAAATTCCCGTCGGCATCCTTGGTCTTATGGCAGGCAGCGTTACTCATCCGCACCGTGGTCTTCAGCTTCGTTGGGCGCTCAGTCGGGCGTGAGCTCTTACTTGGATAATGCCCAGCGCCGGCAAGGTGATGATGACGATGGTCATGGTTATGGCTATCGGGATGGGGTTCCGAATGGGGATCGGGATGGGTACTGGGATGgcgatgaggatgaggatgaggatggtCAGCAGCGGCGACGCGGCGATGCTTTCTATACTCGCACACGCATTAATTGA
- the LOC119560342 gene encoding uncharacterized protein LOC119560342 isoform X1, which produces MSKGQMTNQLNLEHPLLSAIPGNNYAQTQRMHYYPNHYYPSNYFPGHYHQGHHGFQGHPGQLGRPPLQAAASSHNGAYAATAAGSGHSGYGSIEPSLEYELPHDPPSGSFSSYHPSSAGSGPAYPPHHPQEAPPPPPPTKSSKKSKKSAGSVMNALTLLSFFFFVNLLQSCLKDHMADMNPTVMVLTASATRNRFNKLAEMNSREQTSTTATESAAASSSWNLNLNPNQNQNQNPNQAALVPAVEPSVPPSIVLPTVVLQSPYSGGISVVANKPHQQDHQSNPQQKPHDYRPHIVDDDYNYGQRRPPSQTYSTTSDFYPNRTHIDHSSRPDFESESVGSDYYQHHYNPYAGTNSRRHPWSYGRQRYSSAPWSSASLGAQSGVSSYLDNAQRRQGDDDDGHGYGYRDGVPNGDRDGYWDGDEDEDEDGQQRRRGDAFYTRTRIN; this is translated from the exons ATGTCCAAAGGCCAAATGACAAATCAGCTGAATTTGGAGCATCCGCTGCTGTCAGCCATTCCGGGAAATAATTATGC GCAAACGCAGCGCATGCATTACTATCCCAACCACTACTACCCGAGCAACTACTTCCCGGGCCATTACCACCAAGGACACCATGGATTCCAGGGGCATCCGGGGCAACTGGGACGACCCCCGCTCCAGGCGGCCGCCAGCAGCCACAACGGTGCTTATGCGGCCACGGCGGCTGGCAGCGGACACTCCGGCTACGG CAGCATCGAGCCGTCGCTGGAGTATGAGCTGCCACACGACCCACCCTCGGGCAGCTTCTCCTCCTACCATCCCAGCAGTGCCGGCAGTGGGCCCGCATACCCACCGCACCACCCACAGGAGGCGCCACCACCGCCCCCACCCACCAAATCCTCAAAGAAATCGAAGAAAAGCGCCGGCTCGGTGATGAACGCACTAACGCTGCTCTCGTTCTTCTTCTTTGTGAACCTGCTGCAGAGCTGCCTGAAGGATCACATGGCGGACATGAATCCCACCGTGATGGTGCTCACCGCCAGCGCGACTCGCAACCGTTTCAACAAATTAGCCGAGATGAACTCACGCGAACAGACCTCCACCACGGCCACCGAATCGGCGGCTGCATCATCATCTtggaatctgaatctgaatccgAATCAAAATCAGAATCAGAATCCGAATCAGGCTGCTTTAGTTCCGGCCGTCGAGCCCAGTGTACCGCCCTCAATTGTTTTGCCCACGGTGGTGCTGCAATCGCCCTACAGCGGTGGCATATCAGTGGTGGCTAATAAACCCCATCAGCAGGACCACCAGTCGAACCCTCAGCAAAAACCCCATGATTATCGTCCCCACATCGTGGATGATGATTATAATTACGGGCAGCGCAGACCTCCTTCTCAGACCTATTCGACCACCTCCGATTTCTATCCTAATCGCACACACATCGACCACTCGTCCCGGCCCGACTTTGAATCGGAGTCGGTGGGGTCCGATTACTATCAGCACCACTACAACCCGTATGCCGGCACAAATTCCCGTCGGCATCCTTGGTCTTATGGCAGGCAGCGTTACTCATCCGCACCGTGGTCTTCAGCTTCGTTGGGCGCTCAGTCGGGCGTGAGCTCTTACTTGGATAATGCCCAGCGCCGGCAAGGTGATGATGACGATGGTCATGGTTATGGCTATCGGGATGGGGTTCCGAATGGGGATCGGGATGGGTACTGGGATGgcgatgaggatgaggatgaggatggtCAGCAGCGGCGACGCGGCGATGCTTTCTATACTCGCACACGCATTAATTGA